The Hippoglossus hippoglossus isolate fHipHip1 chromosome 16, fHipHip1.pri, whole genome shotgun sequence genomic sequence TTAGTGGACGTATCTTTCACCTCACTGACAGGAAATTGAACCAGAAACAAGAAGCAGTCGCACAACCGGAAAAAACGTGTGGTTTCATCAGAAAGGTAACAAGAAATACATCAAGAGTTAAGAGGAAATGTCCTCTGACTCGAGGCGAGTGTTTCCATTTCAACCAAAAGAGCATGAGAGCTATAAAAAAAGCACCTCTTCTTTCCCTCACAATATGTCTTATTAATAATTTCCATGAGATGCAAATGTTCGGACTGCAGCAGGATGGTGGTGTTGGAAACATAGCAACAACCAGTGTGTGAGCAGGTTAAACACTGAAGTCAGACACTTCTAGGTTTGTCTGGTGTCAACACGTTGTTATCTTAACTTTTGTATGTTGAGCAATGTACCAGGGTTTTTTAAAGGGggggaggaaacaaaaagggttttgttttaatgctgatAACAGGTTTATTACTTAACAAGTAGCCCCTTGCCTCTATCACAGTTAAGATATAAGCTCAAagggaaacaggaaataacacaACTGATGCAATGCTTGCGGCTATTAAACTATAAATGTGACACGTTGCTGCTGCTACAGTCGAGCAGCATTTCTCAGATCAGACTACATTCTTCATATGAGGTGTCGGCTCGAGAAGAACTTCAACACCTTTCAAGCTAcagcagaaagaggaaggacAATAGTAAGACTGTGGAAGAGGAAACGGCTTCTTTCACTATGAAATGAAtgtacagcaaaaaaaacacccaattgaaagtcatttttatttcatgtaacatttacatgtgtttatataatattattttgcCTTGGGACCAGAAATCAGGCCGGCCCTGCAGGCTTTAACCTGCAAAGCAGCATGGTGGTAAAACGGTGTTGTGTTGGGATCTTCAGGATAAGAGTTTATCTGGACTaactcctcttcttccctctgtttACCCACCACATTCAACTGCTCTCACAGACAGAGCATGCCACAGTTCTCTCTCCACCCTCCTTTGTCTCACTCTGTCACCTGACTAATGACATCAGCACCAGTTCATGTAATCCTGTGTCCCACAGATCACACACATCCATGTAGCAACtcacagtaaaaaacaaaggcCGTGCATGGGATCCGCTGAAGGAAATTCCCTCGCTGATTCATGAACATACCCAGACATCCACACACTCGTTGCGCAATCGTGGAATCCACACAGTCTTTACTGCTTTACGCAGAGGACAACATGTAAAAGTGAAACAGTTTGACATGTTATcagaaataaagttataaacTCTGTCAGACTATTTCATACAGTAACACTGGCAAAAATAAGAGCTTATGTTCCCTAGAATTTCAGTGATAATGGCATTAGTTTGATGATGATTGTTTAACATCTGAAAATTGTTCACTGACATTATATATAACAAATCtgaactataataataataatgatacacaattaaaaaatatatacctacatttaaatacaatttgtgATTAATGATGACAAGCTACAGTTGTTTAACGGTGATTACAAAATGAAAGTTCAACAACATGATGTGGCTCTGAAACCTTCACAGTTAAAGTGCAACATGGgagtcatttttaaaaataaatatctatttCTCAACATTACACACAATATAGTCCTCGAACAACTCGGACCGATAACATGACTTCATGTTACATTTCTCCAGCGGTGAAACATTATTCATCTCTGAGTCACACGGTGctgttatttgtctgtttgtcagcactGAGGCGACTGCACCTGATGCTCGACATTTGTCATCTGTTTCATCTCCTCCGCCTCATGACTCTGCTCGGGCCGAGCTTCTTCGCCCATACCCAGCTCCCACATTGACCTTTTAGATTCATCTGTAGCACATGTCAGTAAGGCCAGGGTCCGTTTCCTGAAGTTACCACACAGGCCGAAATAGAGCAGAGGCCTGAGGCAGGCGTTAACGCAGCCCAGAGCGGCTGTGACCatcagagctgttttcagagaacCTTCTCCAAAAGAACCAGCCTTAGGTCCCTTAGAACCGTTCCTGAAGGTGTCCACAATGAGCGTGATGTTGTATGGCACCCAGCAGAGAAAGAAGACCACCACCAGGGGCAGGAGGACCATGATGGCAGTCTGCTTGTGGAAGCTTTTCGATCTCTGCTGCAGCCGGAGCAGGATACGGACGCAGCAGAAGATCAGGACGGCTGCAGGCAGCAGGAGGCCCAGTGTGTGGTGGCCCAGGCGTGAAAACAGTCGCCAGTCAGATACTGACTGAGAGTAGTCGTTAACACAAACAGTTTTCATTCCTTTAACATCTTTCACAGTTAGAAAAATCCAGTCGGGTATGGTGAGGATCAGGGAGATGAACCAGGCGAAAAGGCAGCTGAGATGAGCCCTCGCAGGTTTCGTGTGGGTGAACAGCTGCGTGTTGTGGACGATGGACAGGCAGCAATCTACACTGATGCACGCCAGCAGAAAGATCCCGCAGTAGAAGTTGATctaagaaaaagagaaggaaaaatgAACACAGTGATCTAATGCAACACAGAAAAGTCCGGCCATAACCTTTCACTCTTCTACTCTGATCCCCCCCCTCTTGCCTTTTCCCAGAAACGAGGAGGAATGTTGATGTCACTAGGGCAGGACACATCGCCAAATATAATGAACTGTGTCTGTCAAGTCGattaaacaggaaataatgGCCTACAgtcaaaaacaaatgtgtccaACTCAGCTTCACTAAAAAGATTTCACTTTCAGTCCATTCCAAATCTACACACCACCCTGTACTTACATTAAAAACAGCTCCACTGATCTTGCACAGCTCAGTCCCAAAGCGCCATCCGCCATCAGCGGCCTGTACAGCCCCGAGGGGCAGCGTCGCCAGCAGCAGGATGTCTGCGACTCCCAGGTGGAGGATGAAGATGTCTGATATGCTCCAAGATTTTCTCTTCTGTCCAAGAATAACCAGGAGCAGCACGTTCCCCAGTTGACCTACAACCAACACGACGGAGTACAGCAGCGGGATCAACACGGCCTTGCTGCCCTCCGATTCGTCGTCCGCCTTATACTCATAGTCCTGATCATAATCGTAGGTCATGTTCTGGCTCAGAAATCCACCAAGATCCACTTCCATTTTCTTCATCTGCTGTGGAGGGTAAACGGgtcaaacaaagagaaaaatcacTAAAACTGCAGCGCTTCAGAGGCTATAGGTGTAAGAAATATCCGCTtgttccctgctctctctctgtgtgtgtgtgtatcatcaGCTTAAGTGAAGTCTGTAAAATCTCTCCTCGGGAAGCCCGGCTGACGCTTTATAAACATGAGCAAACTCACACGTAACTCACATGGTGCGATGTCACTGGATGAGGAAACTGTGGAGTGGATTCAAAACAGAAAGCAAAGTTCCCCctactctcacactcacacacacacacacacacacacacacacacacacacacacacacacaccttaaccATAAGCAGGACCACAGAAGATAAGTTTTACCTCATTAGAACCAGGGTAAAAAAAAGGTCAATGTTTATGCTGAAAAAGGCCCTTTAGAGCCAACAAAAACTaacacccacccacacagagacacacacacacacacacacagagacacacacacacatccttaataggacattgcattgacttccCTTCATTGTGGACTTATCGAGTatacccacgcacacacacacgcacacgcacactaaAGAGTATAAAGCTATTTCACGCACAGTGCCAGTGAGTTTTGTTCCTAAGACCTAAGACGAGATAAGACACATTTCTAATGAACAAAATACGTGTTACATCAGCGAGCAGTTTCGAAACGGAGACAGGAAAccgaaagaaaaaaagaaaaggcttaAACCGGTAAAATCTCAAACCTCGAGATGTGACCTGAGCTGCAGAGGGACCGATGAGAAGTGATCAGAGGACAAagggcgggggggcgggggggggggggggggtctgttttCGGACCCAACTCCTGCAACTGTCGCGCGTCTGTCAACTCCTGCAGCCGGACAACGCATGAAAGCTTCCCGCCGTGTTACGCAAAACACTTTAGGAAGCGACACACTTCTCCTGGAGGTGTGATCGTGTTTCTGAACGAGCGGAGGGTGGATGCGCCCacggaaagaagaagaaaaacaacactgcagGGAAAAACTGAGGAGCGGATGATATCAAAGTTTGCGCTCACCACCTGCTGGAGGTTTTCACAACACGGACGCACCTCACGCACGCGCACTGACCGGACAGCGGGCTTCTGTTTGTCCGAGGCTGTGGCAACGTGCACTTCGGGTCTGTGTGCTCGGTCACTCCGCTCACAAGCTGACGcctctgcacaaaaacaacagaatcaccgcgtttttcaaaataaaactcgtAGTCAAATTCACCGAGGCTACAAATGGAAATCTTATAAGAAGAGCCTGGAAAAACTATGAGATTCTTTTCAGGTTTTCAGTAAAAcgcaaagaaaataataaaatggcGCAGCCCCCATTGTCCAGGCTCACGGGGTAGTACACAGgttatttattttgaaggctTTATTACTCTACTTCCGCTTTCCCACTTTCTCTGACTTGACGCAACTGGACACAAAGCAGTCAAAGAATGAGCCGCAACGAGAGCCACTTTCCACTAGGTGGCGCTGCTGTGCTCGTGTTTCAATAGAGTAAACATAGATAGAACATGAGGGTTGATCCAACCTGCAGATTATTAACATCATTCATCCTTATTGgtactttgcattgacttccattcattgtggacagtcAAACCAAAATACATAATATTAACAAAAATAcgaataatactaataataatatttaaactactactactactactaataataataataataagtcaaTAAAATCAGCTCAAGTTTTTTCCATTGTGTAAAAAACGTAAGTAAGAAAACTAGGCCTactacatttactcaagtaccATATTGAGGGAGCTTACGTGTacttaaattattttcattcaaaGCTGGGCTACTTTATACTTTTCAGAAGAAAAGGTTGTACCTTTTCCATATCTTCATTCATCTGAATGTTTTTGACCCATGTAAGAGACTCATAAAATACACTGATTGATGCATTGATAAGTGACACtttctaaaaaaataaagcagtgTGGACCTATTTGCGGCCTCTTATCATGTGTCATAAGTCAATGTGTTGAGTTGTGCGGTTTCTGCCAAAGAGATTTTTCTTATCTGAAACCCTCAAAAGATTTGTTTGTATgcaaaatcacaaaaaacaaccaaacaaccaaacagatttcca encodes the following:
- the LOC117776613 gene encoding C-X-C chemokine receptor type 3-like isoform X3, translated to MKKMEVDLGGFLSQNMTYDYDQDYEYKADDESEGSKAVLIPLLYSVVLVVGQLGNVLLLVILGQKRKSWSISDIFILHLGVADILLLATLPLGAVQAADGGWRFGTELCKISGAVFNINFYCGIFLLACISVDCCLSIVHNTQLFTHTKPARAHLSCLFAWFISLILTIPDWIFLTVKDVKGMKTVCVNDYSQSVSDWRLFSRLGHHTLGLLLPAAVLIFCCVRILLRLQQRSKSFHKQTAIMVLLPLVVVFFLCWVPYNITLIVDTFRNGSKGPKAGSFGEGSLKTALMVTAALGCVNACLRPLLYFGLCGNFRKRTLALLTCATDESKRSMWELGMGEEARPEQSHEAEEMKQMTNVEHQVQSPQC
- the LOC117776613 gene encoding C-X-C chemokine receptor type 3-like isoform X1; translated protein: MRCPAAGVDRRATVAGVGSENRPPPPPPPPRPLSSDHFSSVPLQLRSHLEQMKKMEVDLGGFLSQNMTYDYDQDYEYKADDESEGSKAVLIPLLYSVVLVVGQLGNVLLLVILGQKRKSWSISDIFILHLGVADILLLATLPLGAVQAADGGWRFGTELCKISGAVFNINFYCGIFLLACISVDCCLSIVHNTQLFTHTKPARAHLSCLFAWFISLILTIPDWIFLTVKDVKGMKTVCVNDYSQSVSDWRLFSRLGHHTLGLLLPAAVLIFCCVRILLRLQQRSKSFHKQTAIMVLLPLVVVFFLCWVPYNITLIVDTFRNGSKGPKAGSFGEGSLKTALMVTAALGCVNACLRPLLYFGLCGNFRKRTLALLTCATDESKRSMWELGMGEEARPEQSHEAEEMKQMTNVEHQVQSPQC
- the LOC117776613 gene encoding C-X-C chemokine receptor type 3-like isoform X2, whose product is MRCPAAGVDRRATVAGVGSENRPPPPPPPPRPLSSDHFSSVPLQLRSHLEMKKMEVDLGGFLSQNMTYDYDQDYEYKADDESEGSKAVLIPLLYSVVLVVGQLGNVLLLVILGQKRKSWSISDIFILHLGVADILLLATLPLGAVQAADGGWRFGTELCKISGAVFNINFYCGIFLLACISVDCCLSIVHNTQLFTHTKPARAHLSCLFAWFISLILTIPDWIFLTVKDVKGMKTVCVNDYSQSVSDWRLFSRLGHHTLGLLLPAAVLIFCCVRILLRLQQRSKSFHKQTAIMVLLPLVVVFFLCWVPYNITLIVDTFRNGSKGPKAGSFGEGSLKTALMVTAALGCVNACLRPLLYFGLCGNFRKRTLALLTCATDESKRSMWELGMGEEARPEQSHEAEEMKQMTNVEHQVQSPQC